One Pantoea trifolii DNA segment encodes these proteins:
- a CDS encoding AraC family transcriptional regulator: MTQQKYNEGVIDSVTEWIVANLDQRLSIDDIALKSGYSKWYLQKLFARYHNETLARYIRKKKLVQCINDLKASNVPIISLAVKYHFESQQSFTRSFKHVLGCTPLYCRKRQLDDETKQAMRESNDPCMLCRQAGFDATERAKDIVTPLARNDRFPPRIGCVMR, from the coding sequence ATGACACAGCAAAAATACAATGAAGGGGTAATTGATTCGGTAACCGAATGGATTGTGGCTAATCTGGATCAACGTTTAAGCATCGATGATATCGCACTAAAGTCCGGCTATTCTAAATGGTATTTGCAGAAACTCTTCGCCCGCTATCACAATGAAACGCTGGCACGCTACATCCGCAAAAAGAAACTGGTTCAATGTATCAATGACTTAAAAGCCAGCAACGTGCCAATTATCAGTCTGGCGGTTAAATACCATTTCGAAAGTCAGCAATCCTTTACCCGGTCGTTTAAGCATGTATTAGGCTGCACACCGCTGTATTGCCGCAAGCGCCAGCTCGATGATGAAACCAAACAAGCAATGCGTGAAAGCAACGATCCCTGCATGCTGTGTCGTCAAGCGGGTTTTGATGCCACAGAACGTGCTAAAGATATTGTTACGCCGCTAGCGCGCAACGATAGATTTCCACCCCGAATCGGTTGTGTGATGCGTTGA